From the genome of Raphanus sativus cultivar WK10039 unplaced genomic scaffold, ASM80110v3 Scaffold4236, whole genome shotgun sequence:
AACTGAATATGTATAAATGTccaattattttacatattttcattcaaaaaaataatataaatgtccgtttggaaaattttaaaattttaaaatatttagttattttgtattttagtattttaaaaccCCTACATTATATTAGTTACATAATCCTCTAAGAAAATAGATCCATgctgaatttttcttttctttgctaAGGATCTTTTAAATCTAGacattgatattttaaatatgtgaaGGATAATACAGTTTTGTCAGTTTTAGATCATATAAATGGGTGTGATTGTATAGCACTGATACCAATAATTTTTTGGTGGAAACATTTGTTACTATCAGTTCAACTTATAACGAAGATAAACATGAATTGTAAGATAAACTTGAAATTTTCCCAAATagattttatcattattatgcTAGGTACTGTTTAACCAAAGATAAATATACAACTTTATTCTCTAAAAGAGATAACAAGTAACGATGAccttaaattttctttattatttctaccattttttatattatgttttcattcCAGTTACTGTAATAATTTTTCTCCCATTTCCTTCGTTTAATTTACTTTCTAGTACTctaatatttaccaaaaaaatcatGCCCAAAAATACATAATCGGAAAAAACTCATTGGGCCTGATAGCTGCGTAGCAGCCCAATATATATACATctacattattaaaattataataattgaaGTACACAATTGAATTGTTTGAAAATAAgaataatagaataaatgagatatgtttggaaacattgatagtagaaccaataaaatatgtttagaaacatggatagtagagatgtgtaattttttttatttacacatttagccattatattttcaataaattaataacaaatgagaactGTTAAGAAACATGAATAgcatatttaatactttttatttaaatatttagtcattgtttttacaataaattaaacaaccttctttctatatttctttttatttacaattttgtcactattttacaaatctttttatttacaattctttatagtgaaaataaaaacacaaactgaaacataagtagtatattatataaataaaatttaaaataaatattattaccttatttagtttagtcaaatataaaaatttcaagagttcaattttcaaaaaaaaaaaacgaaatttattggGAAGAAGAGTTCAATCGAAGGTATATTGGCGGTCTTTCAGGAGTTTGAAATGATGTCGGGTCTCAATATTAGTCTGGAAAAATCTACACTCTATCTGGCAGGAGTTAAAGCTGATGATAGTGTTGCCATTCTAGAGCAATTCCCCTTTGATGAAGGTTCTCTTCCTGTTCGATATCTTGGGCTTCCGCTTTTAACAAAGCGAATGAATGTTCACGATTACAGTCCTCTTATATCGAGAATAAGAGCTCGGATTAATTCCTGGACGGCAAGACATCTCACGTTTGCAGGGCGGCTACAGCTAATTGGTTCAGTACTGTATAGTATAACCAACTTCTGGATGTCGGCTTACAGATTACCGAATCAATGTATCCAGGAAATTAATAGCATGTGTCCAGCATTCCTTTGGTCAGGACCAGTTCTTGCTTCTCAAAAAGCTAAGGTGGCGTGGGTTGATGTGTGTAAGCCAAAAGATGAGGGAGGTCTTGGGCTTAAGAATCTTACAGAAGCTAACAGAGTTGCTTGCCTCAAACTAATTTGGCGTATCATTTCATCGAATTCTTCTTTATGGGTTAAGAGGATATGGAAATATCTCATCAGAAAAGGATCTTTCTGGAGTGTTAGAGAAGAGAGTTCGCTTGGGTCTTGGATGTGGAAGAAACTTCTGAAGTTGAGACCTTTGGCTCTGCAGTTAACTAAGAAGGAGATTAATAGTGGAGCAAATTCGTCATTTTGGTATGATAAGTGGTCTTCTTTGGGTCAACTGATAGAAGTTACAGGGGATAGAGGGTGCATGGATCTTGGTATTCCTAAGCATGCTACTGTCGAAAATGCTATTCAGTTATACAGAACGAGAGGCCATAGAGTTCACTCGCTCCGCATTATAGGCCAGGAGATCACAGCTTTGAAGATTCGTGGGCTTAATAATCTGGATGATATCAGTCTTTGGAAGAGGGAGAATGGGGAATATAGAGATAACTTTCTTACTTCTCATACTTGGGATATTATAAGAGAAAAGTCTCCAAAGGTTTCTTGGTCTAAAGGAATTTGGTTTACTGATGCAACTCCAAAGTTCTCCTTTATCACTTGGTTAGCTGTTCACAACAGGTTAATGACAGGGGACAGAATCATGCGATGGAACCCTCAAGCTAACTCTGTTTGCTGGCTATGTAAATCGGAGACATAGTCAAGAAACTACATCTTTTTTGACTGCCCGTATTCTAAGGAAGTGTGGAAGGGAACAGTTCAAGGCTTGGCAAGTTTGGGGAATCTATATCACTGGGAGAGAGTACTCAGAGCAGTGGTGCAAGGTTCTCAAGAGAGAAGTGTAACTTTCTTAATGAGATACTGCTTTGAGGCAGTAATTTACGCTCTATGGCATGAACGCAATGTGAGAAGAGTGGGGGAATCTGCTCAGCCAGCAATGTGTCTTACTGTGAGGCTTGATAAGATTATTAGAAACAGAGTATCTTCGTTGAGAAGTAAAGCAAATGGGAGGCATGAGAAAACAATGCAGATATGGTTTGATAGAAGTTTTTGAAGTTGAAGAAGTAAATTTGCAGtggttttatcaaaatatattgtccCCTAGCTATGAAATTCTTACTCTTTTTTCCACATTAGAGTTTTGTCTCAtttgggttttctctaatgAGGATTTTAATGAGGAGAATTTCGTGGCATTTCCAAACTTGACTTATGTCACATGGTCAAGTTTGAGGGGGATTTTGGAATTTGGAGTTGGGATTTCTTTTTTGCTTATGGAAGAATTTatcttgctttttctttttggatttgTTTCTATTGTAGTAGATTCAAATATGATGCTCAAGATGTAAAAAaggtattttttgtttgaaataaaatttaaaattctttcaaaaaaaaatcataaaattaataataattctagaaaactaatgcaaaaaattaaaattttgaaacatagataaaagtatatcagttttaaaatatacaaaatggactaatctaattacctaaaaacattgttttgtttaaaataatcataacataaaatttaaattttatatacataattcaaatcaaaataataatttaaagttgatttatatcaaaattgatttaaaatatgcatatattcaaaaaaacaaatttactaaaatattttccaataaccattattaaaaaggttttcaatatatataaaaaaatacaacaaaaagattaatatcatataccaacttaaattatggtttttatatttcacattaaattttaagaatataatatatgtgattatttataagatggtacatacatactattaattatatgattatttataagatggaccaatacaattaattatatgatgacatatatatatgatacataatagtgactagggttAGACGTTCATGTATCTATTCCGGTTTATTTCGGATCTATTTGGGTTCGGGTTTTcaggatcaaagatttcagtcctatttatatatttctaaatttcagttcaaattatgactagggctgggcgttcaggtatccattcgagttcgtttcggatctatttggattttggatttctggggtcaaagatttcagcccattcagatatttctaaatttcagtttgaattatattcggatctttacgggttcaGTTCGagttcagataacccatttaaattattttttaaaagttcattatatatttttaatttcttaaaatctataaataaaataatatattgtatataaatctggataacatatgtcaaaatacctaagcttaacatataaatggtttggtttaaattttggataaaaaatcaataattattttaaatatttttggtgttttgaatgtacttccactatgttagatatttatatttgactatttttatatattttcaagtatttaaaccaacttaaaagtatcatatatattctagatgtttttatgtacattaaaactaaaaataattaatatatataagtatataattttttttcggatacattttgatatccaaaatacttcggttcgaattggttatggtttcggttgtctaaatattaaaattttgaattatttgatatttaatcaattttggttcaggtttggtattactctttcggatttcggtttggttcttcagatttgaattttttattcaactttaatattgacatgaaaaataaatagtaatatattttgacatatacactcgcacggacgtgcggatcaaaatctagtttaggTTACAATTACTTTGCAGCaataatttgattgtttaagaaaaaagagatttgataaaaaaaaagaaaaaagagataaaaCGAACAATTCATgtaataaattgattttttcttgCATGATTCTTACAAAAGTATTTAAACGTTGTATACAGACAagaaaactaatattaatatgaTAGTAATGAAGAAAAACATACATTAACATAAAAATGTGTGAATATGAAATAGAagaatataaaatgttaaatgaAATGGATATTAGAGGccagagagagaaaaagagagaggtCTGGTGAAGGCCTATCTTAGCCCaagtttgaatatatatttagttattgtAAAGGGTTCAATATAACCCCAGGCGTAGCTTTGGCACGTGAATACCACTGCTATTGAAAGATTAAAGCGAGTCTGGAATTAGCGCGTGGTTCTAAATCTATACTGTCTTAACGCGTTCCCGTCAAAATAACACACGTGTCATAATTTGATTTGCCGCTATCCATAACAAAACAGGCTAAAGTCTTTTTAACTTCTAGAAATCCATCTCACCGTACGATTCATATCTGACGGCTGTaattaataaatcaaacaatGAAAATTAGCAAAATAGCCAAAAAGGTGAGTGAGCGTACAAGAGAGGTTAAGCAGTTTCTTTTCCTGTGTGTATGTTCAAagaagatagatagatagatagagaacaagactgagagagagaaaaaaaaaagacagtgtTAAATCTACACTCTTCCTTGGTGGAGTTTTGAATCTATCCATTTATATATCTtctgagagagagaagaaaaatatcaaaactttatttttatttctctctGTTTTACCTAAAAGTTTCTGTCTTTGGGTTTCATGAAGTTTCACTCTTGTAAGTGTTCTCTATGCAATTGTCTGGTTTTGAAGAATGGATCCTTCTTCTGCTGTTAATACTCTTTAATTCGATTTAtagattttacttttttatctTTATACATTTCTGATATTGCTTTGGGTGTTTCTGCTTTGTAGGGTGATTATTGTATTGTGGAAGCTAAAGCCGTTGAGTTTAAGCTGCAGATCTTGAGGTTagtgagtctttttttttttaatctctggTGTGCATTTAATCTATAGAAAGGCTGGAACTTTCTTAGTGTTTTTGTGATCTTTCTGGAAGAATGATTTAATGTGTGAGAGTATGTCTCTTTGTTGGGTTTTGTGTAAAGGTTCTCAAGTATTGTGTGATGGAAGAAGTGAAGGGACAAAGAGGAAATGGAACCAGTGATGCAGATTTTGTGCTGCAATGGGGTGAGAGGAAAAGAGTTAGATGCATGAAAGTGAAGAAAGATCAAAGCCGCAAGTCAACTGATTGTTTGTCTAATAAGCGCAAACTCATTTCTCGTGCTGTCTCTTCTGAAAGAGGCTCTCCTTCTCGTCATCTTAACCGTCCAAACAAGTAAAGTTTGATTCATTGCTTGTGTTCTTCTCTCTTGGagtgattttttgtttttttttaatgtgttcTCTGTTGGGTGATAGGGTTGTAGATTCTCCTAGTAATGTGAGGAGATCGTTTGTGGCGTCGCCTGAGAAGGAAGATAGGTACTACACAACGAGGGGTTCAATGGGTACAGATGAGAGTGGGAAGATTATAAAAGAACCTGTGAAGGAGACCAAGAAGCATGTGTGGCCAAAGTTGTTTATAACTTTGTCAAataaggagaaggaagaagatttCTTAGCTATGAAAGGGTGCAAGCTTCCTCAAAGACCCAAGAAACGAGCCAAATTGGTTCAGAAGACATTGCTTGTGAGTCCCCTCTTCGTCACTTCAAGTTTGTTCAAAGCCCCTCTCACTCATTGTGATGCAAATTTTCATTTGAGTATGTTGGTAATGTTTTATGTAGCTGGTGAGTCCAGGTACTTGGTTATCAGATCTTTGCAAAGAGAGGTATGAAGTAAGAGAGAAAAAGACTTCAAAGAAGCGACCAAGAGGGTTGAAGGCAATGGGGAGCATGGAAAGCGATTCAGAGTGAAGAAGAGTTGAACTAAAGAAACATTCAAGATTTTGGTGAAGGCTAGAAGGAAGAATCTGTTTGTTTCTTTCATTGCATTTTGagatgctctctctctctctctctctctctctctctcttcatcaCATGTCAACAACTATGAGGCATTTGTATTTTTTCCTGAATGTTTTGCTTTCTGAAGCTAATCTACAAGTCTTTCCTAATCAAAATCTCTTCTTATTATTGctttaataatttattgaaTCTGCATTTGGATATTTAATGCATACAAAGCTACAATGATAAAAAGAGGGGTTTGAATCTCTCTTAGTCTTAGAAATTGATGACCAGAGTGTAAAGAACTCCAAACATATTAGCTTATATATTA
Proteins encoded in this window:
- the LOC130507259 gene encoding uncharacterized protein LOC130507259, with translation MEEVKGQRGNGTSDADFVLQWGERKRVRCMKVKKDQSRKSTDCLSNKRKLISRAVSSERGSPSRHLNRPNKVVDSPSNVRRSFVASPEKEDRYYTTRGSMGTDESGKIIKEPVKETKKHVWPKLFITLSNKEKEEDFLAMKGCKLPQRPKKRAKLVQKTLLLVSPGTWLSDLCKERYEVREKKTSKKRPRGLKAMGSMESDSE